A segment of the Planktothrix serta PCC 8927 genome:
ACCTTAAAAATGGGAATTGAACGTCGTTTACGCGAAAGAATTCCTGAAATTTCTGAAGTTGTAGCCGTTGCTTAGGAGGTTGCATCCCTAACCCTATGTTCAAAGTTCAAGAATTAAAAATCCTGAACTTTGAACAAACTTTAACCTGATAGAAACCTAGATTTTCTTATCCTTATCCCCTAGCCTATGCCCTTTTCATGCGTGTTTTATTAGTAGAAGATGATCAGAATCTAGCTGAGATCTTGGTGGAGGCTTTAGTTCACCAAAGCTACACTGTGGATGTGGTGATGGATGGAATTTCGGGGTGGGAACAGGCACAACGATTAAGTTATGATTTAATGATTTTAGATGTGGGATTACCGCAGTTAGATGGGATTAGTTTGTGTCAAAAATTGCGATCGCAAAATATTACTACCCCGATTCTTCTGTTAACCGCTTATAATCATCGAGAAGATAAAGTAAAAGGCTTTGATGCGGGGGCTGATGATTATGTCGTTAAACCCTTTGATATTCAGGAATTATTGGCTAGAATTCGAGCGATATTACGCCGAAGGGAACATCCAACCTCTATCACTTTAGAATGGGAACATCTTTGTCTAAATCCGAATACCTGCGAAGTGACTTATCAGGGAAAAAAGCTAAATTTAACCCCGAAAGAATATGGATTATTAGAGCTATTTCTTAAACATCGTCAACGAGTTTTTAGTTTAGATGTAATTTTAGAACAACTCTGGACATTTGAAGAACCTCCAACCGAAAATACGGTGCGGGCGCATATTAAAGGATTAAGAAATAAACTGAAAGTCGCCGGAGCACCGGGAGATTTAATTGAAACCGTTTATGGTTTAGGCTATCGTCTCAAACAAGATTCTCCCCCCAAACCAGAACCGAAAAAAAATCCCATAAAACAGACTAAAAATAAACCAGAATTCAATCAAGCTCTGGTAAAAATTTGGGAACGCTATCAAACAAAAATAGGCGATCGCATTACCTTATTAGAAGAATTTACCCTCGCTATCAAAGCGGGAAAACAAGATGAAACCCTCCGGCTACAAGCCCAACAAGAAGCCCATAAACTCGCTGGATCTTTAGGAACATTTGGTTTAGGACGAGGTTCCGTTTTAGCCAGAGAAATCGAACAATTATGTCAAAATTCAAGCTGGAATTCC
Coding sequences within it:
- a CDS encoding response regulator: MRVLLVEDDQNLAEILVEALVHQSYTVDVVMDGISGWEQAQRLSYDLMILDVGLPQLDGISLCQKLRSQNITTPILLLTAYNHREDKVKGFDAGADDYVVKPFDIQELLARIRAILRRREHPTSITLEWEHLCLNPNTCEVTYQGKKLNLTPKEYGLLELFLKHRQRVFSLDVILEQLWTFEEPPTENTVRAHIKGLRNKLKVAGAPGDLIETVYGLGYRLKQDSPPKPEPKKNPIKQTKNKPEFNQALVKIWERYQTKIGDRITLLEEFTLAIKAGKQDETLRLQAQQEAHKLAGSLGTFGLGRGSVLAREIEQLCQNSSWNSEEITQVQQLVCKLRAEVEHNSPHSPPHLVSKKQLHPQSLAIKSNHKIWIISQDQLLIQSVQTAALNLGIDTQTLTDLSIITEIKSLSLSEQNSPLVFLDFDFYCSYNLLTQLTQQTPSIPVIVLTEEKNFTQRVKVAQSGGQAFLQKPVTSEQIIKVMMDVLHQSCTLNAKVLIVDDDSQILETFQALLEPWGIQTFTVEDPRHFWEILEAATPDLLILDIEMPYLDGIELCQVVRADSRWKSLPIMFLTAHTNREIQHQVFMVGADDYLTKTTEASILVNRILNRLRRTQSLRESSAKF